In Sulfitobacter sp. OXR-159, one DNA window encodes the following:
- a CDS encoding PaaI family thioesterase produces the protein MPRIAQSPADLLSQSEALKLSGLEFMQAILDGTNPGPPIGQTMGYALHSVEEGRIIFRGAPSFAMTNPMGTVHGGWYGTLLDSAMACAVMTKVPRGSVYTTLEYKINILRGLPLGMEIDCIGVTDHVGRSTGVAHGEIRGVEDGKLYATGSTTCIVMKLG, from the coding sequence ATGCCCCGCATCGCCCAAAGCCCTGCTGACCTTTTGTCCCAATCCGAGGCCCTGAAACTGTCGGGGCTGGAGTTCATGCAGGCCATCCTCGACGGCACCAACCCCGGCCCGCCCATTGGCCAAACCATGGGCTATGCACTGCATTCGGTCGAAGAGGGCCGCATCATCTTTCGCGGCGCGCCGAGCTTCGCCATGACCAACCCGATGGGCACGGTGCATGGCGGCTGGTACGGCACGCTGCTCGATTCGGCGATGGCCTGCGCAGTGATGACGAAAGTGCCGCGCGGCTCGGTCTATACCACTTTGGAATACAAGATTAATATCCTGCGGGGCCTGCCCTTGGGGATGGAGATCGACTGCATCGGGGTGACCGATCACGTGGGCCGCTCCACCGGCGTGGCGCATGGTGAAATACGCGGGGTCGAGGATGGCAAACTTTATGCCACCGGCTCAACCACCTGCATCGTGATGAAGCTGGGCTAA
- a CDS encoding PRC-barrel domain-containing protein, protein MAGTAAFAEAHMVDHSNLDSVAMNEMRRDLIRSRDITGGEIYTINEASDEWSPNTAYSEIGTDWNEIGEIEDIVLSKNGQMVGIVAEVGGFLDIGDKHVMISTPDVNLVAVDDQTYAYVTRLSEEELEALPGVDEGFWD, encoded by the coding sequence ATCGCAGGCACCGCCGCTTTCGCAGAGGCCCATATGGTCGACCATTCCAACCTCGACAGTGTGGCGATGAACGAGATGCGCCGCGATCTGATCCGCTCGCGGGATATCACAGGCGGAGAGATTTACACCATCAACGAAGCCAGCGATGAATGGAGCCCCAACACGGCATATTCCGAAATCGGCACCGACTGGAACGAGATCGGTGAGATCGAAGACATCGTTCTGTCCAAAAATGGCCAAATGGTCGGTATCGTGGCCGAAGTCGGTGGTTTCCTTGATATCGGTGACAAACATGTCATGATTTCTACGCCCGACGTGAACCTCGTGGCCGTCGACGACCAAACCTATGCCTATGTTACCCGTCTGAGCGAAGAAGAACTGGAAGCGCTGCCCGGCGTTGACGAAGGTTTTTGGGACTGA
- a CDS encoding DUF6324 family protein, whose translation MGIDTERDIEANLQIGPTDKGMVRLFVEGDGVEIPMDFTPEEAREIAEEIMAAANRAGKKGR comes from the coding sequence ATGGGCATCGACACCGAACGCGACATTGAAGCAAACCTGCAAATCGGCCCGACCGACAAAGGCATGGTCCGCCTTTTTGTCGAAGGGGACGGCGTTGAAATTCCGATGGATTTCACGCCCGAGGAAGCCCGCGAAATCGCCGAAGAAATCATGGCCGCAGCGAACCGCGCGGGCAAAAAGGGGCGTTAA
- a CDS encoding MmcB family DNA repair protein encodes MFIFVAMMENEIRQFQPGQLLARGVMRHLADLGFASVEELVPTRGLRVDVMALGPKGEIWIVECKSCRADFMGDAKWEGYLEWADRFFWAVDSDFPVELLPEESGLIIGDAYGAEIVRMSDETKLAPARRKVMVQKFATHAARRLHRLRDPDMAPNWS; translated from the coding sequence ATGTTCATATTTGTCGCTATGATGGAAAACGAGATACGACAGTTCCAACCCGGTCAGCTTCTGGCGCGGGGGGTGATGCGGCATTTGGCCGATCTGGGTTTCGCCTCTGTTGAGGAACTGGTGCCAACGCGCGGCCTGCGGGTGGACGTGATGGCACTTGGCCCGAAGGGGGAGATTTGGATCGTCGAATGTAAATCCTGCCGCGCCGATTTCATGGGCGACGCAAAATGGGAGGGCTATTTGGAATGGGCGGACCGGTTCTTTTGGGCCGTCGACAGTGATTTTCCGGTAGAGCTGCTGCCGGAGGAAAGCGGCCTTATCATCGGTGACGCCTATGGGGCCGAGATTGTGCGAATGAGCGACGAGACCAAGCTTGCGCCCGCCCGGCGCAAGGTGATGGTGCAAAAGTTCGCGACCCATGCCGCCCGGCGCCTGCACCGGCTGCGCGATCCAGATATGGCGCCGAACTGGTCTTGA